Part of the Paenarthrobacter sp. JL.01a genome is shown below.
CCGAGGCGCTCCGCCTGCTCACTGAGCGCATGGCGGACAGGGATCATCCGCAGCGCATTGTGTCTGTGCCCTACAGGATCGAAGAGCGGGCCAGCAGCCGCTAAGACTGCTCAATAAGTAAAATTGTTCGCGCTAACAATTTCTCTTGCCCAGCCTATTACAACGATGTAATGTGAGAGCTGCGTCACCCCGGGGCCACCTTTTACCCACGCGAGGAGACGTGCCGGAGCCGGACTTCAGTGCAGCAGTGTGTTTCCTTTCAGCGGACCCTTCCAAAGGAGTGACGGGTGAAGCAGTTTGAATCATTGACCGGGAGAAGTATGTCCCGGAGACAGCTCTTGACGGGCTCGGCGCTGCTTGGCGGCGGGCTCCTGGCCACAGGCCTCACCGGCTGTGGCGGCGCAGCAGGAGCCGCATCCACGCCGACCATCAATTTCTGGCATCTCCTCTCCGGAGGAGACGGCACCAAGATGCAGGCCATGATCGCCAATGCCAACAACGGGAATCCGGGCTTCAAGGTCCACCCCACAGTGTTGGCCTGGGGTGCGCCGTACTACACCAAGCTCGCCATGGCATCGGCAGGCGGGCGTCCCCCGGAAGTGGCCATCATGCACGCAAGCCGCGTTCCCGGATATGCCCCCGGTGGCCTCATTGAGCCCTGGGATCTGGGCCTGCTGGCGCAGAACGGCATCACCCCGGAGAACTTTGCACCGCGCATCTGGGAAAAGAGCCAACAAAACGGAAAAGTGTTCTCCCTGGCACTGGATTCCCACCCTTTCATCATGTTCTACAACACCGATATCGCGGGCAAGGCAGGATTGCTGGAAAGCAATGGCCAGCTGCGCGACGTGAGCTCGCCCGCGGAGTTCAAGGCCGTGGCCCTGGAGATGCAGAAGGTCACCAAATCCCATGGTTTGTCCTTCGGCTACCTGAATCTTGGCTCACAGATGTGGCGCCTGTTTTACACGCTCTACAAGCAGCACGGTGCCGAGATTGTCCTGACTCCGGGCCAACCCATGCAGGCCAACCGGGACGCAGCCGTAGAGTCACTGGAGTTCATGGCGTCGCTCTTTGACGACACAATCGCGGCCAAAGGCAACGACATCAACACCGGCATCGCCGAGTTCGTCCGTGGCGACTCGGGCATGCTCTTCAGCGGTGGCTGGGAACTGCCCACCATGAAAAAGGCAAAGCTGCCCGTTGACGCGCTCACCATTCCCACTCTGTACGGGACGCCGGCTTCCTACGCCGATTCGCACTCGTTCGTCCTTCCACGGCAGCTCGCTGTTGACGAGGAAAAGCGCAGGGATGCCTACAAGTTTGTCAGCGACATCCTCAAAGGCTCGTTGTCGTGGGCCGAGGCAGGCCATATCCCGGCGTACCAACCCGTGGTGCAGTCACAGGCTTACAAGGAACTCACCCCGCAGGTCCATTACGCGAACGCCGCAGAGATCATTTCCTACGATCCCGAGGCCTGGTTCAGTGGATCGGGCTCGGACTGGCAGAACTACTTCGCCGAGTTCATCCAGAACGTGCTGCTGGGACGCAGCAAGGCGCAGGACGGATGGGACGGCTTCGTAGGCCGCACCAACGACCTTCTATCCCGGCCCAACCCGGTCTGACCGGCACACCCGCACACCGAGCGACAAAGGAGTCATTCATGAGTTCCTCTACTGCGTCCCGGCAGACCAGCCAAGCACGGACAACAACTGCACCCGGTATCAAGACCGGCCCCTCCCTGCGCAGGAGCAGGGACAACGTGAGCGGATGGGCCTTCGCAGCCCCGTTCCTCGTGTTCTTCCTGGTGTTCCTCGTCTGGCCCATTTTTTACGGGTTCTACATGAGCCTGACGGGCAAGTCCCTCACCGGCGCCAACGACGCCCTCATTGGTTTTTCCAACTACTCCGAGGCGTTTGCCGATGCCGGGATGTGGCGTTCCCTGGGCAACACGCTCTACTTCACGGTGATCAGCACAGTGCCGTTGGTGCTGGTTGCGCTGGTCATGGCCGCGCTGTTGAACATCGGCCTGCCGGCCCAGTGGCTCTGGCGGCTTTCCTACTTTGCCCCGTTCCTTCTGGCGTCCACGGTTGTCTCCCTGTTCTTCGTCTGGATGTACAACCCGCAGCTTGGCCTGATCAACGATTTCCTGTCCAAGTTCGGCATCCCCAAGGTCGGCTGGCTCAACGACCCCAACGTGGCCATGTGGTCCATCGTGATCGCAACGCTTTGGTGGACGGTGGGGTTCAACTTCCTTCTCTACCTGGCGGCCATGCAGAACATCCCTGCCCAGCACTACGAAGCGGCCTCCCTGGACGGTGCCGGCGCGTGGAGGCAGTTCTTCTCCATCACGCTGCCGCAGCTCACGCCCACCACCGTGATGATCGTGCTTCTGCAGATCCTTGCTTCGCTGAAGGTCTTTGACCAGATCTACCAGATGACCTCCGGCGGCCCGGGTGGTTCCACCCGTCCGGTGGTCCAGTACATCTTCGAAACCGGGTTCACCGGGTACCGGCTGGGATACTCCGCAGCCATCTCCTACATCTTCTTCGGACTGATCGTGTTGGTTTCCGCCTTGCAGTTCGTCGTCACCCGTCGCAGGAGCGCATAGCCATGGCAAATACAACCCTCACCCGTTCCATCCCACGTACCGGTTCCGGACAGGTCATCCGCCAGCCACGCAAGAAGCTGACGGTCGGCAAGACCGCGGCTGTCGTAGTGGCAGCCGTCCTCGCCGTCCTCTGGCTGGTTCCCTTCGCCTGGGCAACTGTCACCGCCTTCAAGTCCGAAGCGGATGCCTCAGCGTCGAAAGTCAGCTGGTTCCCGCCGTCGGGCTTTACCTTTGACGCTTTCGCCAGCGTGTTCCAAGCCGGCAACATCCCGCTCTGGACCTGGAACTCGCTCTACACCTCGGCGGCCATCACGCTTATCACCCTGGTGATCTCCGCCCTGGTGGCGTACGCGTTGTCCAGGATCGAGTTCAAAGGCAAGAAGGTGCTGATGATCGCCATCATCGCCAGCATCATCGTGCCGCCACCGGTGCTCATGATCCCGCTCTTCTACCAAATGCTCGCGTTCAAGATGATCGATACCCCGTGGGCAATCGTGCTGCCGCAGGTGATCCACCCCGCCATGGTGTTTGTCCTCAAGCGGTTCTTCGACCAAATTCCGCATGAACTCGAGGAAGCTGCCGTGATGGACGGGGCCAGCCGGCTCAGGATTTTCCTGCAGATCATCCTGCCGTTGTCCCGGCCGATCCTGGCCGCCGTCGCCATCTTTGTGTTCATCGGCGCCTGGAACAACTTCCTGTGGCCGTTCATCTCCACCAACGACGACGGCCTGCTGACCCTTCCCGTGGGCCTGCAGACCATCAAGAGCGCGTATGGCGTGCAGTATGCGCAGAACATGGCGTCGGCACTGCTGGCCGCACTGCCGCTGATCGTCGTCTTCCTGTTCTTCCAGCGCCAGATCATCAAGGGCATTTCCACCACCGGCCTGGCCGGAACCTGACCGATACCTCGCCGGAACCTGACCGATACCAACCGCCTACCAACAGTTCTCAGAACACAACCAAGGAGATTCATGTCCCGCGCACGCATCACCCTCGACCGCGACTTCACGGTTGGGGAAGTACCCCGCCGCCTCTTCGGCTCCTTCGTGGAGCACATGGGCCGCTGCGTCTACACCGGAATCTACGAGCCCGGGCACCCCGAAGCGGACGAGCACGGTTTTCGCCAGGACGTCCTCAAGCTGGTCAAGGAACTCGGTGCCACCGTCATCCGGTACCCCGGCGGCAACTTCGTCTCCGGCTACAACTGGGAAGACGGAATCGGCCCGCGCGAAAACAGGCCCCGCCGCTTGGACGGCGCCTGGCACACGGTAGAGACCAACGCCTTTGGCCTGCATGAATTCGTGGACTGGTCCAGGCAGGCCGGCACCGAAATCATGGAAGCCATCAACCTGGGCACCAAGGGAGTGGAAGAAGCCCGCGCCATCGTGGAGTACTCCAACCATCCTTCAGGCACCTACTGGTCGGACCTCAGGGCGAAGAACGGCCACAAGGATCCGTTCGACATCAAGCTCTGGTGCCTCGGCAACGAGATGGACGGGCCGTGGCAGATCGGGCACAAGACGGCCGACGAATACGGCCGCCTGGCACAGGAAGCCGCCAAGGCCATGCGATACGTGGATCCGTCCATTGAACTGGTGGCATGCGGCAGCTCAAAATCCGCGATGCCCACGTTCGGCGAGTGGGAGCAGACCG
Proteins encoded:
- a CDS encoding carbohydrate ABC transporter permease yields the protein MSSSTASRQTSQARTTTAPGIKTGPSLRRSRDNVSGWAFAAPFLVFFLVFLVWPIFYGFYMSLTGKSLTGANDALIGFSNYSEAFADAGMWRSLGNTLYFTVISTVPLVLVALVMAALLNIGLPAQWLWRLSYFAPFLLASTVVSLFFVWMYNPQLGLINDFLSKFGIPKVGWLNDPNVAMWSIVIATLWWTVGFNFLLYLAAMQNIPAQHYEAASLDGAGAWRQFFSITLPQLTPTTVMIVLLQILASLKVFDQIYQMTSGGPGGSTRPVVQYIFETGFTGYRLGYSAAISYIFFGLIVLVSALQFVVTRRRSA
- a CDS encoding carbohydrate ABC transporter permease, which translates into the protein MANTTLTRSIPRTGSGQVIRQPRKKLTVGKTAAVVVAAVLAVLWLVPFAWATVTAFKSEADASASKVSWFPPSGFTFDAFASVFQAGNIPLWTWNSLYTSAAITLITLVISALVAYALSRIEFKGKKVLMIAIIASIIVPPPVLMIPLFYQMLAFKMIDTPWAIVLPQVIHPAMVFVLKRFFDQIPHELEEAAVMDGASRLRIFLQIILPLSRPILAAVAIFVFIGAWNNFLWPFISTNDDGLLTLPVGLQTIKSAYGVQYAQNMASALLAALPLIVVFLFFQRQIIKGISTTGLAGT
- a CDS encoding extracellular solute-binding protein, which gives rise to MKQFESLTGRSMSRRQLLTGSALLGGGLLATGLTGCGGAAGAASTPTINFWHLLSGGDGTKMQAMIANANNGNPGFKVHPTVLAWGAPYYTKLAMASAGGRPPEVAIMHASRVPGYAPGGLIEPWDLGLLAQNGITPENFAPRIWEKSQQNGKVFSLALDSHPFIMFYNTDIAGKAGLLESNGQLRDVSSPAEFKAVALEMQKVTKSHGLSFGYLNLGSQMWRLFYTLYKQHGAEIVLTPGQPMQANRDAAVESLEFMASLFDDTIAAKGNDINTGIAEFVRGDSGMLFSGGWELPTMKKAKLPVDALTIPTLYGTPASYADSHSFVLPRQLAVDEEKRRDAYKFVSDILKGSLSWAEAGHIPAYQPVVQSQAYKELTPQVHYANAAEIISYDPEAWFSGSGSDWQNYFAEFIQNVLLGRSKAQDGWDGFVGRTNDLLSRPNPV